Proteins encoded together in one Candidatus Zixiibacteriota bacterium window:
- a CDS encoding glycosyltransferase family 2 protein, with amino-acid sequence MPVYNEEETVERIIGKVLAVPLELELIIINNGSTDRTSEILEHFAGNPKVKIISKDLNIGKGDGVVSGLKVAGGKYTVIQDGDLEYDPNDFVKMAELAEKKNAVAVFGSRRLNPSSGISYNRYLWGGEFLTILANLLFGVGITDEATCYKMVRTDILRQLNLQCRRFEFCPEVVAKLGRNGIRIYEVPIAYYPRKFEEGKKIRWYDGIEAIWTLLKYRLQPLKRFRIKK; translated from the coding sequence ATGCCGGTTTATAATGAAGAAGAGACAGTGGAGCGGATTATCGGCAAGGTCCTGGCGGTTCCGCTGGAACTGGAGTTAATAATCATCAACAATGGCTCGACCGACCGGACCAGCGAGATTCTGGAGCATTTCGCCGGGAATCCCAAAGTTAAGATTATAAGCAAAGACCTCAATATCGGCAAAGGTGACGGGGTCGTTTCCGGATTGAAGGTAGCAGGCGGGAAATACACGGTCATTCAGGACGGCGACCTCGAATATGACCCGAATGACTTTGTCAAAATGGCAGAACTGGCGGAAAAAAAGAACGCCGTGGCGGTTTTTGGGTCACGGAGGCTGAACCCGTCATCCGGCATCTCTTATAATAGATATCTCTGGGGAGGGGAGTTTTTGACTATTCTTGCCAATTTGCTATTCGGTGTCGGGATAACTGATGAAGCCACCTGTTACAAAATGGTTCGAACCGATATTCTCCGGCAGTTGAACCTGCAATGTCGACGGTTTGAGTTCTGCCCGGAAGTAGTGGCGAAACTGGGTCGCAACGGCATCAGGATATATGAAGTGCCGATTGCCTACTATCCGAGGAAGTTTGAAGAGGGGAAAAAAATCAGATGGTACGACGGGATAGAGGCGATCTGGACCCTCTTAAAGTACCGCCTTCAGCCGCTTAAGCGCTTTAGAATTAAGAAATAA
- the purM gene encoding phosphoribosylformylglycinamidine cyclo-ligase, with product MEKKKLDYSAAGVDIAAADRAKEKIKELARKTFNPCVLSEIGAFGGFFKPDLTGLKNPVLISSADGVGTKLKIAFMTGRHQTVGEDLVNHCVNDILVHGARPLFFLDYIATGKLDPKVVAEIVSGLSNGCQRAGMALLGGETAEMPDFYPAGEYDLAGFIVGIVEQNQIINGSEIEKGDILIGLASEGLHTNGYSLARKAIFEIARKSPEETIASLGMSVADALLATHKSYQRPIFRLMEKYRLKGMAHITGGGIKGNLIRILPDGLRAIISRAAWVVPPIFSFIQQCGNIADDDMYPAFNMGIGYIIVVAAEDAAAVINDLRTLGESPYILGKMEKGEKEVILKA from the coding sequence ATGGAAAAAAAGAAATTGGACTACAGCGCTGCCGGTGTTGATATCGCCGCCGCTGACCGGGCAAAAGAGAAGATAAAGGAACTGGCGCGAAAGACCTTTAATCCTTGCGTCCTTTCCGAAATTGGGGCATTTGGCGGCTTTTTCAAGCCGGACCTGACCGGTTTAAAAAACCCGGTTTTAATCTCCTCGGCCGACGGTGTCGGCACCAAGTTGAAAATCGCTTTCATGACAGGGCGTCACCAGACCGTCGGTGAAGACCTGGTGAATCATTGTGTCAATGATATTCTGGTGCATGGCGCCCGCCCGCTTTTTTTCCTCGATTATATCGCCACCGGCAAGCTTGACCCGAAGGTGGTGGCCGAGATTGTTTCGGGTCTATCTAATGGCTGCCAGAGAGCCGGAATGGCGCTGCTGGGGGGAGAAACAGCGGAGATGCCTGATTTTTACCCGGCCGGCGAATATGACCTGGCCGGTTTCATTGTCGGGATTGTGGAGCAGAATCAGATAATCAACGGCAGTGAAATCGAAAAAGGGGATATCCTCATCGGTTTGGCGTCGGAGGGACTTCATACCAACGGCTATTCGCTGGCGCGGAAAGCGATATTCGAGATAGCCCGCAAGAGCCCCGAGGAGACAATAGCGAGCCTCGGAATGTCTGTCGCCGATGCCCTCTTAGCCACCCATAAATCGTACCAACGACCCATCTTTCGCCTCATGGAAAAGTATCGCCTGAAAGGTATGGCGCATATCACCGGCGGCGGAATTAAGGGGAATCTTATCAGAATACTTCCCGACGGGCTGCGCGCGATCATCTCCAGGGCGGCCTGGGTAGTTCCGCCGATTTTTTCCTTTATCCAGCAATGCGGGAATATTGCCGATGATGATATGTACCCGGCTTTCAATATGGGAATCGGGTATATAATTGTCGTCGCGGCAGAAGATGCCGCTGCGGTCATCAACGACTTGAGAACCCTCGGAGAGAGTCCGTATATTCTTGGTAAAATGGAAAAAGGGGAAAAAGAAGTGATACTGAAGGCTTGA